DNA from Malus sylvestris chromosome 11, drMalSylv7.2, whole genome shotgun sequence:
ACGTACCCATAACGTTCCGACTCGTATCCGCCTCATGCAATTGGTTGTAAACATACTAGTAGACGAAAAAATTGTCATAAAGCAACTACATCATCAATTTGACGGAGTATTATACTGTCAAGAAGATGAAAGACATtaagataaaaacaaaaatgaaaaacagaTTAAAGACAGATTGATTTGATTCCAAAAATCCATGATGCAATTTGTAAAAATTAACCCTACGGcccattttaaaaaattacctAAAACGTAAAGTGTAAAATGGAGTTaacccttgttaattttatacacatcatgtttttatttttatttttataaactgATAAAACACTGCAAGGGGCTCGAGAGTTAAAAAGCATTTATCCTTCACTAGATGGCTTGTAGTGTAGCTCAAATGATTAAAAACAATATTCTCGGCTCGAGGGCGTGTAGTTCAAAGAGTTAAGAACATTGATTCTACACCCGAGATCCTAGGTTCAATTTCCCCCAACCCTCGAATAGTAACTACAGCAACTATTCTGCAGATATCTAACATTCAAAATTTATTCCAAGCATTAAAACTCAGGTATTCGACAAAtcgaaaaaagaaataaagaaataaaaagcaaaaccatacaacttttctttcttttctgaaCTCCTCCTACATGcttaaaaatccaaaacaaaGAACATTGCAGCTGATAGTTGAATGTCCAATCCTCTCTAAAGTTTGCATTCACTGTAACAGAATCCTCCTCCGATAACGGAGGGCTACACCAGGTCCCTTTGCTCATTACCCTTCAGTTTCGGCGACAGTCGGAACCTTCTCATATGCAATAAAATCTCTCAACTTTGGAGGAAGAACGCAAAGACCCCCAAACTTCTGCTGCAAGAAAATGATGCCAGCAAACAGCAGACCTCCGAACGGAATAAGGACATCCCAAGCAGTGGAGTAAAAGTCTACAGCAGAACTTGCATAAATGTGCGAATGATTCCATTGGCGAAGAGCGGAGTTGTGAGCCCTGTACAGATCATATGCATGCGGCAGACCTCGAACAAAAGTTGTTCCGATGTAGAACCAAACAGACAGAACCTTTTCCTTCGATTCACAGAACATGTTGAGCAGTATCTGAGGTAGCAGAAAACCATCCATCACTAAACCGGCATAAGACTTCAAGGCAGCACCCAAAATTGAATGGTCTGGATAGGAAGTTGCGGCGCCAATTTTGTGGCTTTTGGTCCATTTCTGTCTATGCAGAAGGAAAGCAGCTAAAGCCCCTGCAGCATATACAGGTAAAACCACAAAGAGAGACTTCCTTTCCTTTAGCCAGAGCTCCTTTCGGGTTTCATTTTGTGATCTTTCTGCCAATGTTAGCTGCAGAAGACGGATTTGCAACAAAAAAGCTACCATTGTTACTGCTCTTACAATTTCCCCGTTAACTTCAAGCCATCCACCGCCTCCAAGGAGCACATGTTGAACGTTGGTGTTATTCACGAACATGGCTTTCAAGTTTAGCATTAGAGGTATCATGTAGCCCAGACTTAGAATTAGTAGCATGAAAGTGGAAATGGAGGGAAGCACGTCGGGATGTTTTTTCACATGGAAGAGTTGTAATGCCACAAATACACATGCAAGTGTGGTAGATATCAAAACCAAGGTAATCTCTGCATCCATCCTCCAAATGGATCGCTCTGCTACAACTACAGTAATAGAATCTGAAGACAAACCCCAACTTCCAAAATGAAGAGGATCGGACTCTTTCCGTGTGCTTTCAATGCTGCCCTTGATAACATCTGCAttctttttgtttgttggaGGGAACTGAAATTTGACAAGAATCTCACAATCTACAGAATCATCTGCTTCTTGTTGACTGTCTGGGCCCAGATTTCTGCATCCTACCATACACAGGCATCCATCAGTAGGATCGTAGATCCCTTCAGCATAAATTTTCACTTCACTTGAATTTGAAGATCTTTTCAGTTTAGAAATTACATTTCCCAACTGATTGAAATTGATGCTTATTTGGTAGCTGATGTTGACAGGGATGTCGTTGTAGCTGTAGCTCACAGGAGGTACAAAGCGTTCCCTGCTTGCACCATTTAAATATCCATAACGATGGTAAAACCTGTTTCCGATGGAGACAGGAGCAGCACTGCCCCATGCAACCTCCCCTTTGTATTTGACTTGCATGCCAAATCGCATGTCATAAGAAAGCGGTTTTGGATATTTGTAGGTCTTGCGATGAGCACCCTTCTTTCTCGGGCACATCTTGGTTACTTTGTCAAGTTTAGTATACTCATATTTCAAGCCTGGAGGTAGAAACCTTCCAATATAATTCTGAGGACTTTCAAATGTGATGCTTTCAAAGTAACCCAACTCTGTCGCATTTTTGTTGCTCCAAATATGGCCCACAGTGCTACTTGTCTTTCCGATCGTCCATATTGCAGGAAACCTCAAGCTCAATCTTGTTGAACAATCATCCACATGAGTACTATTAGTGATAGAATCTGTTGCATTCAAGATTCGACAAGCAACAACACATAGCTGATTGTTCTTTGCATCCCATGATGCTTCCCCAACCAATGTTGTATTGGGATAAAAGGGCCTCCGGTACCAGGGATTGCTACTGTCTCCAAATTCAACTTGAACTCTCATCCTTTTTGTGTTCTCCGAGCACTCAATAGCCTTCAACGACAAAATGTGAGGTAAATCAGAAGCAGCAACCGGAGAGCAGTTCTTTGCAGAACGGCAATGACTTGAGTATTTGagctcaaactcatgtcttctTACTCTTGAAAGCACTGGACAAACTGTCTCTATCGGCAAAGAACTTGGGTGAATATTTCTTCCACCAGAACAACTGTTATCAGATTTATTTGACACCAAAGAGTACTCGTAATTTATACGAGGAATTATCAAAATCGAGACTGGTTCAAAATACTGTGGATTGCTCTTAGATTTCATCGGGCTCTCTAAGGTTCCACTAATCAAACTAGTAACATTAGTGGAATTCATGACATTATAAAGCTTAAGAACAGCAGAATAATAAAGCCAACGACCATGTCCCAAGTAATTAGAACTTGATCCAACCATGCAAATCTTCCCAGAAGATTCTGACCAGAATCCACTTAGTTTAAAGCTTACCGAACTTGGTCGATGACTTTTTGAGACATTTCCCACATAGTAAGACACACTGCTTCTTGGAAATAGAAGACTTCCTTCAATCATGAACAAGCCTGGTACATAAGTTTTTTGAACACTCCAGAAGTTGAACTGAATTGAATCTTCAGGCTCGTGAAAAGGCGGAAATGATGATTTTTGACCAAGAATTCCACTTCCACCAGTGTAGTAACCTGTATGGCGGTTGAGGATTTGAGAAGCTACATATGTTCTTGGTTTTGACCAGCGAACAATTGAATCACAGTGATCAGAATAAGAGCTTTGATCATAAGGTGGAGAAGGCGATGAAACTGGATAAGAGAAGTGATTAGAAGGTGGTGGATAAGGCGATGAAATGGAGGGAAAAGAAAAGGCagcaaaaacaaagaagaacaTGAGAAGCTTTGGCAATGAGTACCACATCTTCAAAGAGGTGGTAGCAGAAGACAGGTGTTTCTTCATGAACATTGGGAGAAAgatgaacaagaagaagaacgaaAAGAAATTCAATGTGAAAGTACTGCAATGTTTCGATTGTTTTATGCACTTTCCATAGTCTATTTTCTACTGCAAGGTACGGATTATATATCAAATTCGTTGTCGTGACAATTTCGAAGAGAGGAGCTGATGACTTTGTTTTAACAGACAACCAGAACAAACCAAACCCAGGACTGTGAAATCAAAGCTACATTTTGCTTTTGTGAATACCTAAGAGGACAAAAAGGACAAAGAAGTTGAAAATTGAGGAAATGATAAATGCACGCCAAAACAAGATTCTTATGCTCCGAATAGTTTCCACCATGAAATGAAAGACGACATGGAACTAGTTTTGAtgtgcaaatagcagcttccgACATCTAGGGCTTATGGGCTTAGGGCTTAGGGCTTAGGGGTTAGAACCCACATTTTGGCCTGGTGGGCTCCAACATCTACCACATGATTCTCTTAATGCTTTTCCTCAACTGGGTTCTGTGCTTTTCTCTTTCGTTTCAAGATTCGGTTGAAAcagataaaaaaaacaatgcaTGCACTCAAGCTTTTGTTCCGAGTCTTTATTGAGTTTCAGAACTTCCCTCTTTGGTTTTCTGATTATTTAACTGGATTATTTCTTACCAATTTCCTTTGAGATTTGTGCGTGTGTGTTTGTTAATGCTCTGTTTCTTCGTTTTTAGAGGAAATGGAAATGCTCTCTGCCACTTCTTGGCAACCACGtatgccctctctctctcaaattctttCATTTGGGGTCTAAAGGTGATGCTTTTTTGCCTAAAATATCATTTTGTTTATGATGCACATTCTGCATAGTTCAAAAAGtaaaatctctctctctgactCTCTCTCGCTTTTTGTGGCTAAAATCATGTCTTTTGTgtcataaatttgtttttgttaaatGGGGTTATGTTTATCTTTCGGATAATCAAAAAGTTTAAATCTTTACTAGgtttcttttaatttctttgaattcTACTTTGTAGTTTTGGTTTAGAAATGTGTAGAACTACATTTAAGAGGATCATAAGGAAGAGAAGCACAGATCATTtcactactctctctctctctctctctctctcccctctgttGTGTGCATTACCTAATCAGAACTATGTGTTTTCTTGCTTAATGAGGcttttgttttgagttttatatatCTTAGTTTCAAACAACTCTATATGTCTTCGTTCATCTGCTTTTATTTCAATGTTTTCTCTTTTACATATGCTATCATTTTGACTTCATTTTTggtatattattttgtttgggTGAGAAGTTTGACGTGGTCTTCATTTGAAAGCAACAAATCCTCTTTTCCATGGTGATCAGCGCAAAGAGAATCAACATACTTGAATGTAaccttttgagttttaggtaATTACTGAGACAATGATCATAATCCGCCCCTTTGATTGTGCATGTTCTTATAGCATGCATATCCATATATAGCAAGCAAAGTTTCACTTTATTAGTTCTTAGGTACTAGACCGTCTTTTTAGTTACTTTCAATGGAAATTATTCATGCCTATTGTGGATAATGGTTTGAAAACCCGCAGCAAAGTGCAGGCAAATTTTCTAGTGTAACCTAAATTACAAGATCCTTGTGACAACTGAAGTATGACAATGGTAGCAACTATGGTTTAGGCCAGTTTACTACAACAATTTGCCCACCAGCCCCCTTGTGCCCAAGTTTGAATTGCGCTCTCCATATATTGGGTTCGTACAAGCGGAAATGGGAGAGGAAAATCGAACTCGGGACATTGGGTACAAGTGTGAATGCTGTTTCTGAGTTCCAAATCTTTCTGAACAGGTTAGCTGCAGAAGATGGATTTGCAGCAAGAAGGCTACCATTGTTATTACTCTTACAATTACCTCGTTAACTTCAAGCCATCCATCGATACCAAGGAACACATGTTGGCGGCTGGTGGTGTTCGTGAACAGGTATCCTGTATCCGGAAGTTAGAATTAGTACCATGAAAATGGAAGTGGAAGGCAGGAGTGGCGGACCAAGATTCTCAACTTGGGTGGTTCTTGGAGGTCGTATGAATTTATAatgaattttaaaaagaaataaggTGACAAACATATGGTATAAAAGGTACTGAGTGAATAATACACTGTCCTCTTATTAATTAAAATGCTAAGTGACACAACCTTATTGGAcaataattt
Protein-coding regions in this window:
- the LOC126590424 gene encoding uncharacterized protein LOC126590424, coding for MKKHLSSATTSLKMWYSLPKLLMFFFVFAAFSFPSISSPYPPPSNHFSYPVSSPSPPYDQSSYSDHCDSIVRWSKPRTYVASQILNRHTGYYTGGSGILGQKSSFPPFHEPEDSIQFNFWSVQKTYVPGLFMIEGSLLFPRSSVSYYVGNVSKSHRPSSVSFKLSGFWSESSGKICMVGSSSNYLGHGRWLYYSAVLKLYNVMNSTNVTSLISGTLESPMKSKSNPQYFEPVSILIIPRINYEYSLVSNKSDNSCSGGRNIHPSSLPIETVCPVLSRVRRHEFELKYSSHCRSAKNCSPVAASDLPHILSLKAIECSENTKRMRVQVEFGDSSNPWYRRPFYPNTTLVGEASWDAKNNQLCVVACRILNATDSITNSTHVDDCSTRLSLRFPAIWTIGKTSSTVGHIWSNKNATELGYFESITFESPQNYIGRFLPPGLKYEYTKLDKVTKMCPRKKGAHRKTYKYPKPLSYDMRFGMQVKYKGEVAWGSAAPVSIGNRFYHRYGYLNGASRERFVPPVSYSYNDIPVNISYQISINFNQLGNVISKLKRSSNSSEVKIYAEGIYDPTDGCLCMVGCRNLGPDSQQEADDSVDCEILVKFQFPPTNKKNADVIKGSIESTRKESDPLHFGSWGLSSDSITVVVAERSIWRMDAEITLVLISTTLACVFVALQLFHVKKHPDVLPSISTFMLLILSLGYMIPLMLNLKAMFVNNTNVQHVLLGGGGWLEVNGEIVRAVTMVAFLLQIRLLQLTLAERSQNETRKELWLKERKSLFVVLPVYAAGALAAFLLHRQKWTKSHKIGAATSYPDHSILGAALKSYAGLVMDGFLLPQILLNMFCESKEKVLSVWFYIGTTFVRGLPHAYDLYRAHNSALRQWNHSHIYASSAVDFYSTAWDVLIPFGGLLFAGIIFLQQKFGGLCVLPPKLRDFIAYEKVPTVAETEG